From a single Sebaldella sp. S0638 genomic region:
- a CDS encoding arylsulfatase, which yields MKPNIILIMVDQMRGDCLGINGHPVVETPNLDMMASEGYNFKNAYSAVPSCIAARAALMTGMNQRNHGRVGYKNNVTWNYKNMLAETFAKNDYYTQCVGKMHVHPERSLCGFHNILLHNGYSNNSRNSRKTYESVFYNVDDYLYWLKEKKGISAELTDSGLDCNSWVARSWPHEEQYHPTNWLVNEGINFLRRRDKRKNFFLKLSFIRPHSPLDPPEYYYNMYINREIDDPIPADAEDIKEAYNVNATEGKISKEAMKRAKAAYYGSITHIDHQIGRFLMVLKENDLLKESIILFVSDHGDLMGDHGLFRKSMPYQGSIHIPFIVYDPGNFLNGGEKRNPDNLVEIRDIMPSLLDFCNMEIPDTVDGKSIKEIIENKPVEWREHLHGEHFNHEKSNQYIVDKKMKYMWFSQTGEEKLFDLENDPKEITDLAQKKEYTEILEKYRKILAKELEGREEGYSDGINLITGMKAKECLSHILDN from the coding sequence ATGAAACCAAACATAATATTAATAATGGTAGATCAGATGAGAGGAGACTGTTTGGGAATAAACGGACATCCTGTAGTAGAAACACCGAATCTGGATATGATGGCAAGTGAAGGATATAACTTTAAAAATGCATATTCAGCAGTACCAAGCTGTATAGCCGCAAGAGCAGCACTTATGACGGGGATGAATCAGAGAAATCATGGAAGAGTAGGATATAAAAATAATGTAACATGGAATTATAAAAATATGCTTGCAGAAACTTTTGCAAAGAATGATTATTACACACAATGTGTGGGGAAAATGCATGTACATCCTGAAAGAAGTCTGTGCGGATTTCATAATATACTTTTACATAACGGATATTCAAATAACAGCAGAAACAGCAGAAAAACATATGAATCGGTATTCTATAATGTAGATGATTATTTATACTGGCTGAAAGAAAAAAAAGGAATTTCCGCAGAGCTTACTGACAGCGGGCTTGACTGTAATTCATGGGTGGCAAGATCATGGCCTCATGAGGAACAGTATCATCCTACAAACTGGCTTGTTAATGAAGGAATAAACTTTTTGAGAAGAAGGGATAAGAGGAAAAATTTCTTTTTGAAACTGTCTTTTATAAGACCGCATTCACCGCTTGACCCGCCTGAATATTACTATAATATGTATATAAACAGGGAGATTGACGATCCTATACCCGCAGATGCGGAAGATATAAAGGAAGCATATAATGTTAATGCCACTGAGGGAAAAATATCCAAAGAAGCAATGAAAAGAGCAAAAGCAGCGTATTATGGAAGTATAACACATATTGACCACCAGATAGGAAGATTTTTGATGGTGTTAAAAGAAAATGATCTGCTAAAAGAGAGCATTATACTTTTTGTTTCCGATCACGGAGACTTAATGGGAGATCATGGTTTATTCAGAAAATCAATGCCTTATCAGGGAAGTATTCATATTCCGTTTATAGTATACGATCCGGGAAATTTTCTTAACGGAGGAGAAAAAAGAAACCCTGATAATTTAGTGGAAATAAGGGACATAATGCCTTCACTGCTTGATTTCTGCAATATGGAAATTCCTGATACAGTGGACGGAAAGAGTATAAAAGAAATAATAGAAAATAAACCTGTGGAATGGCGGGAACATCTCCATGGAGAGCATTTTAACCATGAAAAATCAAATCAGTATATAGTGGATAAAAAAATGAAATATATGTGGTTTTCTCAAACAGGTGAAGAAAAATTATTTGATCTGGAAAATGATCCAAAAGAAATAACTGACCTTGCACAAAAGAAAGA
- a CDS encoding PTS system mannose/fructose/sorbose family transporter subunit IID, with product MENKITKSDLNKVFWRTQLIQMSHNYERMQSLGSLYCLSPILKRIYKDAPKEQRVESMRRHLEYFNTHPMLAFSIFGIVAAMEENTTEEEKEGVIAVKTGLMGPLAGLGDSLLNFTWMPICGSIGAALAVQGNVLGPILMFLMINGLYTPLKYYGLFYGYKKGESVINEKDEGTRVLDRLSGMANVLGVIVIGGLIAGNVKVKIGTQFEIGDQVLVLQEMLDKVMPNLLPVLVTVACYYLLKKSNGKFAVRIIFGVLIISVILSMFGILV from the coding sequence ATGGAGAATAAAATAACAAAAAGTGATTTGAATAAAGTTTTCTGGCGTACACAGCTTATCCAGATGTCTCATAACTATGAGAGAATGCAGAGTCTGGGATCTCTTTACTGTCTGAGTCCTATATTAAAAAGAATCTATAAAGATGCACCGAAAGAGCAAAGAGTGGAGTCAATGAGAAGGCATCTGGAATATTTTAATACACACCCGATGTTAGCTTTTTCCATTTTTGGAATAGTGGCTGCTATGGAAGAAAATACCACAGAAGAAGAAAAAGAAGGGGTAATAGCTGTAAAAACCGGTCTTATGGGGCCGCTGGCGGGATTAGGAGACAGTCTTTTGAACTTTACATGGATGCCAATATGCGGAAGTATAGGAGCAGCTCTTGCAGTACAGGGGAATGTGCTGGGGCCAATACTGATGTTTCTTATGATAAACGGACTTTATACACCGTTAAAATATTACGGGCTATTTTACGGATATAAAAAAGGCGAAAGTGTAATAAATGAAAAAGATGAAGGAACACGTGTACTGGACAGACTTTCAGGAATGGCAAACGTACTTGGGGTAATAGTAATCGGGGGACTTATAGCCGGAAACGTAAAAGTAAAAATAGGAACACAGTTTGAAATAGGTGATCAGGTACTGGTACTTCAGGAAATGCTTGATAAAGTAATGCCGAATCTTCTGCCTGTACTGGTAACAGTGGCATGTTATTATCTGCTGAAAAAGTCAAACGGAAAATTTGCAGTGCGTATTATTTTCGGCGTATTAATTATTTCAGTAATACTGTCTATGTTCGGAATTTTGGTATAA
- a CDS encoding PTS sugar transporter subunit IIC, protein MLIKAILVAIWAGVCVWDQYGPHLGFRKPLLAGVVTGLILGDLKQGLIIGGTLELMWLGMNNVGAYIPPDVISGSVVGVAIGILSGQGVAAGVAVAIPVAMLIQQVSMFLQTFNITLVHRADKIILSGDYRKIDKLQYIGMGLWFLSRFIPVFIAVYLGTASIEFITNRIPESIFTGLSVASKIIPAVGMAMLLTMMMKKYMWMFLLLGFVIASYFQIPLLGLALLGLVFAGIYDLIITSKEKSVKTEISSSVTENDSEEELDL, encoded by the coding sequence ATGTTAATAAAGGCAATATTGGTGGCAATTTGGGCTGGTGTCTGTGTATGGGATCAGTATGGTCCGCATTTAGGATTTAGAAAACCGCTGCTTGCAGGGGTAGTAACAGGGCTGATACTCGGAGATCTGAAACAGGGACTGATAATAGGGGGAACACTTGAATTAATGTGGCTTGGTATGAATAATGTCGGTGCTTATATTCCTCCTGACGTAATAAGCGGGAGCGTGGTAGGTGTAGCTATAGGAATTCTTTCAGGACAGGGTGTAGCAGCGGGAGTAGCTGTGGCAATTCCCGTAGCAATGCTTATACAGCAGGTATCGATGTTTTTACAGACTTTCAATATTACACTGGTTCACAGAGCAGATAAAATAATATTAAGCGGTGACTACAGAAAAATAGACAAACTGCAGTATATAGGAATGGGACTATGGTTTTTATCGAGATTTATACCGGTATTTATTGCAGTTTATCTGGGAACAGCAAGTATAGAGTTCATAACAAACAGAATACCTGAGAGTATATTCACAGGATTGTCTGTAGCATCAAAAATAATACCTGCTGTGGGGATGGCAATGCTTCTTACAATGATGATGAAAAAATATATGTGGATGTTTCTTTTATTAGGTTTTGTAATAGCATCATATTTTCAGATACCTTTACTGGGTCTTGCTTTGCTGGGACTAGTATTCGCAGGAATATATGATCTTATTATTACAAGCAAAGAAAAAAGTGTAAAAACAGAAATAAGCAGCAGTGTAACAGAAAATGATTCAGAAGAGGAGTTGGATTTATAA
- a CDS encoding PTS sugar transporter subunit IIB, whose product MENIELVRIDDRMLHGQVVSTWLKDYKIEQVLIINDKAANDPIQKSIAGLAAPKEVKVHLFGVDQFIEILKKTPIKRKTMLIFTTSTDVLKLVENGLDINAINVGGMRYNENRKRLSKAVSVTPEEEEAFKKLIEKEIKVFIQMIPKSDESLMKNLLK is encoded by the coding sequence ATGGAAAATATAGAATTAGTGAGAATTGATGACAGAATGCTTCACGGACAGGTAGTTTCCACATGGCTGAAAGATTACAAGATAGAACAGGTTTTGATAATTAATGACAAAGCCGCTAATGATCCTATTCAAAAATCTATAGCCGGACTTGCAGCTCCAAAGGAAGTGAAAGTACATCTATTTGGTGTGGATCAGTTTATAGAAATATTGAAAAAAACACCTATAAAGAGAAAAACAATGCTTATATTTACTACATCTACAGATGTTTTGAAGCTGGTAGAAAACGGGCTGGATATAAATGCAATAAATGTCGGAGGAATGAGATATAACGAGAACAGAAAAAGACTTTCCAAAGCTGTATCTGTCACGCCGGAAGAAGAAGAGGCGTTCAAAAAGCTAATAGAAAAAGAGATAAAAGTATTTATACAGATGATTCCGAAATCTGACGAAAGTTTGATGAAAAATTTATTGAAATAA
- a CDS encoding PTS sugar transporter subunit IIA has translation MREIPVILISHGHYSKYALESAEMIIGRQDNCEVISVTEDKDLESVTKELEGVYEKFKNEKGVIILTDIRGGTPSNAAASLLVREPGILALSGYNMPLLLELFTNRDLEMDELKECMSEAFNESLVDLREETAGLCNDDIEL, from the coding sequence ATGAGAGAAATACCTGTGATTTTAATCAGTCACGGCCATTATTCCAAATATGCGCTGGAAAGTGCAGAAATGATAATAGGCAGACAGGATAACTGTGAAGTAATTTCCGTTACGGAAGATAAGGATCTGGAAAGTGTGACAAAAGAGCTGGAGGGGGTATATGAAAAATTTAAAAATGAAAAAGGAGTCATAATATTAACAGATATAAGAGGAGGAACACCAAGCAATGCAGCTGCCAGTCTTTTGGTAAGAGAACCGGGTATTCTGGCTTTGAGCGGCTATAATATGCCTTTGCTTCTGGAATTATTTACAAACAGAGATCTGGAAATGGATGAACTGAAAGAGTGTATGTCTGAAGCTTTTAATGAATCATTGGTGGATCTTAGGGAAGAAACAGCGGGATTATGCAATGATGACATAGAATTATAA
- a CDS encoding sulfatase, translated as MKAVMLMFDTLNRRSLSVYGNKWIKTPNFDRLAEKTVMFNNFFSGSLPCMPARRELHTGRYNFLHRSWGPLEPFDFSMPETLKNNGIYTHLVTDHSHYFEDGGATYHNRYNTWEGFRGQEGDRWKGRISSIDIPEQIETGKKGISFKQNWINRLYQKDEEDYSGTKVVNAGLEFIEENINEDNWFLQIECFDPHEPFYSPEKYKELYKHEYNGKFFDWPSYKPVTESEEEIEHLNYEYAALISMCDAQLGRVLDIMDKYNMWEDTMLIVNTDHGFLLGEHGWLGKNMEPVYNEVAHIPFFIWDPRFEIKNEIRNSLAQTIDLPATILEYFNISLPETMQGKPLRKAIEKHEDVRQAGLFGIYGGHVNVVNDDYIYMRAPINPENTPLYEYTLMPAKMRGFFSSRQIKNMELSSGFGFTNGAKILKTFGELESSLYRFGNKLFNRKNDPFQENNIDDIEIEEKAAEIMRELMLESEAPDEQYERIGLFKERKITAKELEEQRKTRILRGKSGINGDISVSDKVLTQINIVKGIIRNHEDREYFLNEINNMCKEKNINELKEEDILKIADSVTDKLNLGDKKKVLMDSIKYAEKKD; from the coding sequence ATGAAAGCTGTTATGTTAATGTTTGACACACTAAACAGAAGAAGTTTGTCCGTTTACGGGAATAAATGGATAAAAACACCGAATTTTGACAGACTCGCAGAAAAGACAGTAATGTTCAATAACTTTTTTTCCGGAAGTCTGCCATGTATGCCTGCAAGAAGAGAACTGCACACAGGAAGGTATAATTTTCTGCATAGAAGCTGGGGGCCTTTGGAGCCGTTTGACTTTTCCATGCCGGAAACATTGAAAAATAATGGTATTTACACGCATCTGGTAACTGATCATTCACATTACTTCGAAGACGGAGGAGCAACATACCATAACAGATACAATACATGGGAGGGTTTTCGGGGTCAGGAGGGGGATCGCTGGAAAGGCAGAATCAGCAGTATAGATATACCTGAACAGATAGAAACCGGCAAAAAAGGGATATCCTTTAAGCAAAACTGGATAAACAGGCTTTATCAGAAAGATGAGGAGGATTATTCAGGAACAAAGGTGGTAAATGCAGGACTGGAATTTATAGAGGAAAATATAAACGAAGATAACTGGTTTCTCCAGATAGAATGTTTTGATCCTCATGAACCGTTTTATTCACCTGAGAAGTATAAGGAATTATATAAACATGAATATAACGGGAAATTCTTTGACTGGCCGTCTTATAAGCCTGTAACAGAAAGTGAAGAAGAGATAGAGCATCTTAATTATGAATATGCGGCGTTAATAAGCATGTGTGATGCACAGCTGGGAAGAGTACTGGATATAATGGATAAATATAATATGTGGGAAGATACAATGTTAATAGTAAATACTGATCACGGTTTCTTACTGGGTGAGCACGGCTGGCTCGGGAAAAATATGGAACCGGTGTATAACGAAGTGGCTCATATTCCGTTTTTTATCTGGGATCCTAGATTTGAAATAAAAAATGAAATAAGAAATTCACTGGCACAGACAATAGATCTGCCGGCTACAATATTAGAATACTTTAATATAAGTTTGCCCGAAACAATGCAGGGAAAACCGCTGAGAAAAGCCATAGAAAAACATGAAGACGTAAGGCAGGCAGGCTTGTTCGGGATATATGGAGGTCATGTAAATGTAGTGAATGATGATTATATTTATATGAGAGCTCCGATTAATCCTGAAAATACTCCGCTGTATGAATATACTCTGATGCCTGCGAAAATGAGAGGTTTTTTCAGCAGCAGACAGATAAAAAATATGGAATTAAGCAGCGGCTTCGGATTCACAAATGGAGCAAAAATCCTGAAAACTTTTGGGGAACTGGAATCATCACTTTACAGATTCGGGAATAAATTATTTAACAGAAAAAATGATCCTTTTCAGGAAAATAATATAGATGACATAGAAATCGAGGAAAAAGCAGCAGAGATAATGCGGGAACTGATGCTTGAGTCAGAAGCACCAGATGAACAGTACGAAAGAATCGGTTTATTTAAAGAGAGAAAAATCACTGCAAAGGAATTAGAAGAGCAGAGAAAAACAAGAATCCTGAGGGGAAAATCAGGAATAAACGGAGATATATCAGTATCTGATAAAGTATTGACACAAATAAATATAGTCAAGGGGATTATAAGAAATCATGAAGACAGGGAATATTTCCTGAATGAAATAAATAATATGTGTAAAGAAAAAAATATTAATGAATTAAAAGAAGAAGATATATTAAAAATCGCAGACAGTGTAACTGATAAACTGAATCTCGGTGATAAAAAGAAAGTTTTGATGGATAGTATAAAATATGCAGAAAAAAAAGACTGA
- a CDS encoding MurR/RpiR family transcriptional regulator, with amino-acid sequence MDLESNDSRMSLINILEANLEKGDSKAVIARVLLRNFYNIPNMTQEHIAKLSFVAPSTIGRFCKKIGYRNFIEFRKYVNEYIEKLKTDSKLSEAFYAAADKDVFSFSDEIFSSTMKTLYNAQKSIDIETIDKVTDLIIDTEKIAVFGLPISQIMGKDFQYHMLRHGKYMEAFTEFKKQEELAESLDENSLAIFISKTGGERKFICDILNIVKSRKAKTVLITYKPNSYMAQNSDFLINIFYEEDGLIPRGLISGILYTSVFNLIIMNYLKKIKNRGGK; translated from the coding sequence ATGGACTTAGAAAGCAATGACTCCCGAATGAGCCTTATAAATATACTCGAAGCTAATCTGGAAAAAGGAGACAGCAAAGCAGTAATAGCAAGGGTTCTTTTAAGAAATTTTTATAATATCCCGAATATGACTCAGGAACATATAGCAAAGTTAAGCTTTGTGGCACCGTCAACAATTGGTAGATTTTGTAAAAAGATAGGGTACAGAAACTTTATAGAATTTAGAAAATATGTAAATGAATACATAGAAAAATTAAAAACAGACAGTAAATTAAGTGAAGCATTTTATGCGGCTGCCGATAAAGATGTATTTAGTTTTTCAGATGAAATCTTTAGTTCAACAATGAAAACTTTGTATAATGCACAAAAATCAATAGATATCGAGACAATAGACAAAGTAACCGACCTCATAATAGATACAGAGAAGATAGCAGTATTCGGACTGCCTATATCACAGATAATGGGAAAAGATTTTCAGTATCATATGCTGAGACACGGAAAGTATATGGAAGCATTCACAGAATTTAAAAAGCAGGAAGAGCTTGCGGAATCCCTCGATGAAAATTCACTTGCAATTTTTATATCCAAAACCGGAGGGGAAAGAAAATTCATATGTGATATTTTGAATATAGTAAAAAGCCGGAAGGCAAAAACAGTGCTTATTACTTATAAACCAAACAGCTATATGGCTCAAAACAGCGATTTTCTTATAAATATCTTTTATGAAGAAGACGGGCTTATACCAAGAGGGCTTATATCGGGAATACTTTACACAAGTGTATTTAATTTAATAATTATGAATTATCTAAAAAAAATAAAAAACAGAGGTGGCAAGTAA
- the lacB gene encoding galactose-6-phosphate isomerase subunit LacB codes for MKISIGCDHIVTDIKNEMVKYLEEKGHEVFDEGTYDNERTHYPIYGRKVGLRVLKKEADFGIVICGTGVGISNAASKVPGIRLSLVRDVLAAKMARKKYDANVLGLGGRITGIGLIQNIMDEFLGTEYEKNEENENLINKINNLKIENEEIKKEDFFDEFIEKWNQGCYHD; via the coding sequence ATGAAAATATCAATAGGATGTGACCATATTGTAACAGATATAAAAAATGAAATGGTTAAATATCTGGAAGAAAAAGGACATGAAGTTTTTGATGAAGGGACTTACGATAATGAAAGAACACACTATCCAATCTACGGAAGAAAAGTGGGACTAAGGGTTTTGAAGAAAGAGGCAGATTTTGGGATAGTAATCTGCGGGACAGGAGTGGGTATTTCAAATGCTGCAAGCAAAGTTCCGGGAATACGCCTGTCACTTGTACGTGATGTTCTTGCTGCAAAAATGGCAAGAAAAAAATATGATGCCAACGTACTGGGATTAGGGGGACGGATTACAGGAATAGGACTTATTCAGAATATTATGGATGAATTTCTGGGAACTGAATATGAAAAAAATGAAGAGAATGAAAATTTAATAAATAAAATTAATAATTTAAAAATTGAAAATGAAGAAATAAAGAAAGAAGATTTCTTTGATGAATTTATAGAAAAGTGGAATCAAGGCTGTTATCATGACTAA
- a CDS encoding RpiB/LacA/LacB family sugar-phosphate isomerase, with protein MKIGIGSSDGGVYLKEKIMEYLLENGYETVDYKEDGNDIFNISCSIAKAVMNGDIEKGIIIDDYGIAPFMICTKHKKIVCAQMADEHSAKMTRDHNNTSIITIGYEITGENLAKSICGIFAKSDYSGGRHQVRVDMLDKM; from the coding sequence ATGAAAATAGGTATAGGAAGTTCTGACGGAGGAGTTTATTTGAAAGAAAAAATCATGGAATATCTTTTGGAGAATGGTTATGAAACTGTTGATTATAAAGAAGATGGAAATGATATATTCAATATTTCATGTAGTATAGCGAAAGCGGTAATGAACGGGGATATTGAAAAGGGAATAATCATAGATGACTATGGAATTGCCCCTTTTATGATATGTACAAAACATAAAAAAATAGTATGTGCACAGATGGCAGACGAACATTCGGCAAAGATGACAAGAGACCATAATAATACAAGTATAATCACAATAGGATATGAAATTACAGGAGAAAATCTGGCAAAAAGCATATGCGGTATATTTGCAAAATCTGACTATTCAGGCGGAAGACATCAGGTCAGGGTAGATATGCTGGATAAAATGTAG